The sequence below is a genomic window from Thermoflexus sp..
GGGATCTGAAGGCCCTGGATCTCCGATGCCGGAGGGTGAAAGGGGCGAGGCATCTTCCTGATTCAGGCCCAACGACATAATTCCTGATCCGCTCGCATCGGCCCGCAGAGCCGAAGGCAGGTCCACGTGGCTCGAACCATTGCCGTAGTCAGCCAGAAAGGGGGGGTGGGCAAAACCACGACGGTGGTTCATCTCGGCGTCGCGCTGGCGGAGCGCGGCGCATCCACCCTGCTGGTGGATCTCGACCCCCAAGCGGCGTTAACGGCGGCTTTCGGGTTAAACGAGGATCTCTCGCCAACCGTCGAGGCCTCGCTGATAAAAGGCATTGCGATCACCCAGGTGATCCGGAACCTGCGGCCAGGTCTGGATATCGCCCCCGCCTCGTTTCAGCTGAACCAGGCGGAGCTGATCCTGCACCAGCGCCCGCGCTGGCCTTACCAGCTTCGAGAGGCCCTTCGACCGGTGCAGGGGCGTTATGCCTACATCCTGATCGACGCACCGCCCGGATTGGGCCCCCTCACGGTGAACGCCCTCGCCGCCGCCGATGCCTTCCTGATCCCCATCCGGCCGGATTATCTCTCCCTTCGCAGCCTGAAAGGGCTGCTGATCGCTGTGGGGCGGTTACGCCAGCAACTGGGGCTTTCCATCGAGCTGATGGGCATCCTGCCCACGATGGTGCAGCTCCACCTGCGCCATCATCGGGACGTACTCGCGGAATTGACGGCCGCTTTCGGGAGAAAAGTGTTCCAGGTCTTCATCCCTCAAAGCATCCGGTTCGCTGAGGCTCCGGTCGCCGGGCAGAGCCTTCTGGATTACATGGCCAACCACCCTGGGGCCCAGGCCTATCGGCGACTGGCTGCGCTGATCGAGGAGGCCAGCGGGAGGTGAAGTAGGGCAACTGCGTGCAGTTGCCCTACTATATAAAGTCTGAGCGATGCCCAATGGGAAAGCGAGGAAAGCCTGAGATCTCCATTCGCGGCCGGGGTCGAGCGCTCTTCGACGGGCTCACCGAATGGGTGGAGCCCGTAGATCCTCTTGCGCGCAGGCCAGAGATGTCGGCTTCCGGGCCGGAGCCGCGTTCGGGAGAATCCCTTTCCACCCCTTCCTCCAGGGGAGTGCCAGAAGGTCGGGAGGGGGGCCCGGAAACCCCGGCTCCCTCTCCTCAATTCAGCCGTCCGCCTGAACCGTCCCATGCTCCGGCGGACGCCGCCTCGCTCCCGCCGGAAGATGGCGATGGATTCCGGTTTCTCGCCCTGGAGGCCGCACGCGTGGCCTCAGCCCGCCTCGAGATCCCGAACTGGGCGCCTCCGCCCGACTGGCGCTGGGAGCCCACGGCCGCGCCCACGGAGACCGTCGCCGTGGACCCCCGGGCGCCGATGCGGGCCCTGCGCATTCCCGGATTGCTGATGCCGGAAGCCCTCCACCCGATCGAGGGCTCCCCGGAAGCGATGGCCGCAACCCCTGCCGAAGGAGAGCGACCGATGGAACAGGTCCCCACTCCATCTGGCCTTCTGGAGAAACCACAGGCAACGCGCTCTCGCGGGGTGGATGAAGCCCATGTCCGTCAACTCCACACGCGGATCGATGAGCTTTACCGCCGCATCGCCAGCGGGGCGATCCCCGATCCGGGAACCGCAGAGCAGGCGCTGACGTGGCTGAAACAGGCCCGGGAGGCATTGCTCTCCCCCGACGGCTACGATGAGGCGGAATACTACTACAGCCTCGCCCAGACCCGCTACGCCATCGCCCGTCGGCTATGGCGCTGGTCCTATACCTACGGGCTCTTTGTCTTCCTCTGGGGCGCCGCCTGGCTGGGGCTTTATCTCTGGGCGCTGACGGAGGGCCGAGGCTACAGCGCCCGGGTGGTCCCTTCGGGCTACGAAGGCATTTGGGAGCCCATCATGTGGGGCGGCCTGGGCGGAGTATGCGGCATCTTCTACAGCCTCTACTGGCATGTGGCCATCCAACGAGATTTCGATCGCCAGTATGTGATGTGGTATCTCGTCCAGCCGCTCCTCGGGAGCATGATCGGGATGATCATCTATATGATCATCACCGTGGGCTTCCTCACCATCCAGGGGACGCCTACGCCGGCCAATCCACTCTTCATGTATCTGCTGGCTTTCATTGCCGGCTTCCGGCAACGGTTCTTCCTGGAACTCATCGATCGGATTGTCCAGACCTTCACTCCGAACCCCAGGAGCAACGCATGAACGGGCGCCTCGCTTTTGTTTTCCCGGGACAGGGCTCGCAATATGTAGGGATGGGCCGGGCCCTTTACGAGGCCTTCCCCGAAGCCCGCAAGGTGTTCGAGGAAGCGGATGTCCGGCTGGGTTACGCCATCTCCCGCCTGTGCTTCGAGGGGCCGGAGCCGCAGCTGAACGACACCTTTTATACCCAGCCGGCCATCCTCACGGTCTCCATCGCGGCCTGGCAGGCCTGGCAGGCCCGGGGGGGACCCACGCCCGATTTCGTGGCTGGCCACAGCCTGGGGGAATTCACCGCCCTCGTGGTCGCAGGCGCCCTTTCTTTTCCGGACGCCCTGGGCCTGGTGCAGGAGCGGGGACGTCTGATGAGGTGGGCGGGGGAGCAACAGCCGGGGGCCATGGCCGCCGTGCTGGGGATGGAGCGGGCCGCTCTGGAGGCGATCTGCGCCGAGGCCAGCCAGGAAACCGGGGAAGCGGTCGTCGTCGCCAATGACAACTGCCCGGGCCAGCTGGTGATCTCCGGGGGCAAGGCCGCGGTGACGCGGGCGAGCGAGCTCGCCCGAAGTCGCGGGGCCAAACGGGTCGTCCCGCTGGCGGTCAGCATCGCCGCCCATTCCCCATTGATGGCCCCCGCGGTGGAGCCCTTCCGGGCCGCGTTGAAGGCCACGCCCTTTCACCGGCCCCGCATCCCGGTGATCAGCAACGTGCAGGCCCGCCCGCTCCAGGGCGATCCCGAAGACCTGCGGGCGGAGCTGGCCCAGCAGCTGACCGCGCCGGTCCGATGGACGGAGAGCGTGCAGTGGATGTTCGAGAACGGCGTCGGGGCTTTTGTGGAATTTGGCCCCCGGGATGTGTTAAGTGGCCTGATCCGCCGGATCGCTCCGGAAGCCCGCACGCTTCGAGTGGAGGACCCTGAGACCCTGGAGCAGGCCTTGCGAGCGCTGGCCTGAGCGCTCGGATGCAATAGACGCACCTTTGGCGCACCTGCTCCCAGAAGAAATCGAATGCGGGGCACCTTCGGTGCCCCGCATTCGATTAACTGTCCATAATCCATCGATCCACGTCCCGCGGATAGGAGAGGATCTCATCCTCCCGGAAGAACAGCGCGATCTCGAACGCCGCCGTCTCCGGCCCGTCCGATCCGTGAACCAGATTGCGTCCGATGGTGAGGCCGAAGTCCGCCCGGATCGTCCCGGGCTCCGCCTTCGCCGGATCGGTCGCGCCCATGGTCTTGCGCACCACTTCGATCGCCTGGGGGCCCTCCACAACCATCGCCACCACCGGTCCGGAGGTGATGTAACGCACCAGGCTCTCATAAAAAGGCTTGCCCTGATGGATCGCATAATGGCGCGCGGCCAGCTCTGGGGAGATCTGCAGCATCTTCATGGCCACGATCTTCAACCCACGGCGCTCCAGCCGGGAGATGATCTCTCCAACCAGCCCCCGCTGAACCCCATCCGGCTTGATCAGGACCAGCGTCCGCTCCACGATCTGACCTCCTGAGCCAGGATTCACAAGGATGAAATTATAGCGCCCCGGGAAGAGGGGAGAGAAATAACGGCGAATTCGCCCGGGCGGCCGGCTGCGCCCGGCCATCGTTTGCCAGCCTGTCCGCTCCGACGTAAAATTGTGAAAGCAAGCACGGATCGCGCTCATGATCCTCCCAGATCCCTTGCAAGGAGGGGGTAAGCCGCCATGGAAACGAGCCCTGGGATCCTGGAACAGCAAATGGAAACGAGCCCTGGGATCCTGGAACAGCAAGAGGAGGCCGAGAGCTCTGTGAAGGTTCCCCTTCGATCGCTTCGTCCGAAAATGCAGGTGGAAGGAGTCGTCATTGCGGTCACCCCGGCAGGTGCCTTCGTCGACATCGGCTCTGAGATCCCCGGTTTCATCCACCTCTCCCAGCTCAGCCCACAACCCGTCCTCCGGGTATCCGATGTGCTGAAACCCGGCGATCGAGTGACGGCCTGGGTGAAGCAGGTCAACCGCAAGAAAAACCTGTTGAGCCTCACGATGATCCGCCCGGCGGCGTATGGCTGGGGGCAGCTGAAGCCGGGCCGGGAGTTCACCGGCCGGATCACGCGGGTGGAGCCGGGCGGCGTGTATGTGGACATCGACGCGCCGGTGGAAGGGTTCGTTCCGGCTTCTCAGATCCGCCGGGAGGGCCGGGTGGATCCCACCGGGTTGTTCCAGGTGGGCGACGAGGTGAAAGTCTGGGTGATCAGCGCCAGCCGCCGCGAGCGCCGGCTGCGCCTGACCATGATCCCGCCGCCTTCGGTGAAGTGGGAAGATCTGAAGGTCGGCGAGCTGATCCGGGGCAAGGTCACCCGGGTGGAGAAGTTCGGAGCCTTCGTGGATATCGGGGCGGAGCGGGATGCCCTGATTCATATCAGCGAGTTCGGGGTGCGCAACCTGAGGGATCCTTCCGAGGTGCTCCAGGAGGGTCAGGAGATCGAGGCCCGCATTATCCTGGTGGACCCCGAGAAAAAGCAGATCCGCCTCAGCCTCCGCGGGCTCCTCCACGTCAAAGAAGTGGAACCCGAACCGTCGGTCCAGAAAGCGGTTCCCCCGCGATCCGCTCCTGCCCCCGAGGCCGAACCCACCGAGGAGGAGCTTACGGTGATGGCCTATGCCCTGAAGCGGGCGCTGGAGGAAGCTCGGGCCCGCGGCCGCCCGATCCCGCCTCTGGAATCGTTATCTGCGAATTAATCCCAGCCCAAGTCTCTCGAGCGGCCAGCGCCCTGAGCGACCGGGATGATCCCTTGGATTGCAAGCGAGAGATAGGATACCGCTCCCTCTTCGTGCGGCGAAACCTTGCGAAGAGGGGGCGGTCTGTTTTGTTCAAAGCTCCACCCAAAGCCGCATCATGAGCGCTACCTTGAACCCCAGGCGCATGCCCCGCGATCCCTTCGAATTCGAAATCGAATAGGATATGGGTAAGGAAAGGATGGGAACATTACATCCCAGGGAGCGAATGCCCATCTTGCGGTTTGTCCCAGTGGAAGACCTGATCCCCCATGAGCAGGCGGATCAGGTGCGAACAGCCCCCCTCGTCCATCGGCTGCAGACCGAAGGGATCCTGAAGAACCCTCCGGTGGTGGCGCCGATCCCCGGCGATCCCCGCTATGTGGTGCTCGATGGGGCCAACCGGGTGGAGGCCGCCCGGCGTCTGGGGCTCCCCCATCTGGTCGTGCAGGTGGTGGATTATGAGGATCCCCGCCTGAGGGTCGAAGCCTGGACCCATGTGATCAGCGGCGAGAGCCCGGAGAGCTTTTTCAACACGATCCATAAAATGGAGGGAATCACCCTGGAACCCTCCGAATATCTGCATGCCCGGGCGGAGCTGGCCCGCCGTCAGGCCCTGGCCTATCTGATCTGCCCCCCGGGGGATATCTACCTGGTTCGGGCGGAAGGGGATCTCTACCGTCGGACCGCTCTGCTGAACCGCCTGGTGGATGTCTATAAATCCCGTTTCCGGTTCTATCGGACCACCACCGATCAGCTGGAGCAGATCCTGTCGGATTACGAGCAGGTGATCGCGGTGGTGGTCTTCCCGCGCTATGAACCAGCGGAGATCATCGAGCTGGCCCGTAACGGCGCGCGGCTCCCCGCTGGCATCACCCGCCACATCATCCCCTACCGGGCCCTGCGCATCAATATCCCGCTGGAGATCCTGGCCGCTCCCCTCTCCCTGGAAGAGAAAAACGCATGGCTGATGGAATGGTTCCGCCGCAAACTGGCCGCGCGGGAGATTCGTGTCTACGAGGAGAGCGTCGTCATCTTCGATGAGTGAAACGCATCGCGGAAGCGCCGCCTATCCGCGGGGGGACATCTCCTCCAGAACGCGCAGGACCTCCTGCAGATCGGACGGCAACGGCGCCTCAAAGGTGATCGGTTCAGGGCGGGAGGGCAGGCGCACGGTGATCGCTCGGGCGTGGAGGAACAACCGGGGGCATGGCAATGGCGTTCGCCGCCCATAGACCGGATCGCCCACAATCGGATACCCGACATACGCCAGATGCACCCGAATCTGATGCGTGCGCCCGGTCTCCGGATAGACCTCCAGCCGCGCGTAGCGCCCCCACCGCCCCTCATAGGTTTTCAACACCTGATACCGGGTGCAGGCCGGGCGACCGGTGGGGACCACCGCCATCCGCTTGCGGTAACGGGGATCCCGGGCGATCGGCGCTTCGATCATCCCCTCCGGAGGCGGATGCCCGATCACCAGCGCCTCGTAGACTTTACGCACCGTGCGCGCCTTGAACTGTGCCTGCAGGAAGTGATAGGCTCGCTCATTCTTGGCGACCAGCAACACCCCCGACGTCTCCTTATCCAGGCGATGCACCAGCCCCGGGCGCAGGACCCCGCCCACTCCCTCCAGATCCGGGCAGTGAGCCAGAATGGCATGGATCAGGGTGCCCCTCGTGTGCCCGGCCCCGGGATGCACCACCATCCCTGCGGGCTTGTGGATGACCAGCACGTCCTGATCCTCATACAGGATATCCAGCGGGATGGGCTCCGGGATCAGGTCGACCGGTTCCGGAGGGGGGATCTGAACGGTGATCTGATCCCCCGGACGGATCCGATGGGCCGGCCGCAGGACCGGCGCCCCATTGACCCATACCTGTCCGCTTTCGATCAACCGCTGGGCCGCGGAGCGGGTGA
It includes:
- a CDS encoding ParA family protein codes for the protein MARTIAVVSQKGGVGKTTTVVHLGVALAERGASTLLVDLDPQAALTAAFGLNEDLSPTVEASLIKGIAITQVIRNLRPGLDIAPASFQLNQAELILHQRPRWPYQLREALRPVQGRYAYILIDAPPGLGPLTVNALAAADAFLIPIRPDYLSLRSLKGLLIAVGRLRQQLGLSIELMGILPTMVQLHLRHHRDVLAELTAAFGRKVFQVFIPQSIRFAEAPVAGQSLLDYMANHPGAQAYRRLAALIEEASGR
- the fabD gene encoding ACP S-malonyltransferase; the protein is MNGRLAFVFPGQGSQYVGMGRALYEAFPEARKVFEEADVRLGYAISRLCFEGPEPQLNDTFYTQPAILTVSIAAWQAWQARGGPTPDFVAGHSLGEFTALVVAGALSFPDALGLVQERGRLMRWAGEQQPGAMAAVLGMERAALEAICAEASQETGEAVVVANDNCPGQLVISGGKAAVTRASELARSRGAKRVVPLAVSIAAHSPLMAPAVEPFRAALKATPFHRPRIPVISNVQARPLQGDPEDLRAELAQQLTAPVRWTESVQWMFENGVGAFVEFGPRDVLSGLIRRIAPEARTLRVEDPETLEQALRALA
- the ndk gene encoding nucleoside-diphosphate kinase, translating into MERTLVLIKPDGVQRGLVGEIISRLERRGLKIVAMKMLQISPELAARHYAIHQGKPFYESLVRYITSGPVVAMVVEGPQAIEVVRKTMGATDPAKAEPGTIRADFGLTIGRNLVHGSDGPETAAFEIALFFREDEILSYPRDVDRWIMDS
- a CDS encoding S1 RNA-binding domain-containing protein → METSPGILEQQMETSPGILEQQEEAESSVKVPLRSLRPKMQVEGVVIAVTPAGAFVDIGSEIPGFIHLSQLSPQPVLRVSDVLKPGDRVTAWVKQVNRKKNLLSLTMIRPAAYGWGQLKPGREFTGRITRVEPGGVYVDIDAPVEGFVPASQIRREGRVDPTGLFQVGDEVKVWVISASRRERRLRLTMIPPPSVKWEDLKVGELIRGKVTRVEKFGAFVDIGAERDALIHISEFGVRNLRDPSEVLQEGQEIEARIILVDPEKKQIRLSLRGLLHVKEVEPEPSVQKAVPPRSAPAPEAEPTEEELTVMAYALKRALEEARARGRPIPPLESLSAN
- a CDS encoding ParB N-terminal domain-containing protein; the protein is MPILRFVPVEDLIPHEQADQVRTAPLVHRLQTEGILKNPPVVAPIPGDPRYVVLDGANRVEAARRLGLPHLVVQVVDYEDPRLRVEAWTHVISGESPESFFNTIHKMEGITLEPSEYLHARAELARRQALAYLICPPGDIYLVRAEGDLYRRTALLNRLVDVYKSRFRFYRTTTDQLEQILSDYEQVIAVVVFPRYEPAEIIELARNGARLPAGITRHIIPYRALRINIPLEILAAPLSLEEKNAWLMEWFRRKLAAREIRVYEESVVIFDE
- a CDS encoding RluA family pseudouridine synthase is translated as MRVETFIAEASDRLDRAIATRLPELTRSAAQRLIESGQVWVNGAPVLRPAHRIRPGDQITVQIPPPEPVDLIPEPIPLDILYEDQDVLVIHKPAGMVVHPGAGHTRGTLIHAILAHCPDLEGVGGVLRPGLVHRLDKETSGVLLVAKNERAYHFLQAQFKARTVRKVYEALVIGHPPPEGMIEAPIARDPRYRKRMAVVPTGRPACTRYQVLKTYEGRWGRYARLEVYPETGRTHQIRVHLAYVGYPIVGDPVYGRRTPLPCPRLFLHARAITVRLPSRPEPITFEAPLPSDLQEVLRVLEEMSPRG